GCATCTTTGGCATGTTCTCAACTGCGATTACAATTCCCATGTCTGCTGCATGATCACAAAGCTGCTGAATTGACTCGACATTAGTCTTCCAGGCCTGATCCTGAACCTGACTTCCGTATGGGGAAAGATAACCCGGGTGAACCACTGCAAGGTTCACAAAATCTGAACCCATGTCAAGACATTTCTTCATCTGACGCATGATCTCGTCATGAATAGCTTTATTGAGACCTGCGAGATTCATATCAGAGAAAGGCAGGTGCATTGTAAGAGTAAGGTTCGTTGTTTCGGAAATGTCACGCACCAGATGGATATTCTCATCACTTAGGGTCTGTGAGCCTTCCTGGACAATTTCCCAGCCGGCATATCCCATATCCTCAAGTTCGTAAGCCCAGTTGAATTGGTCTCCAACTGCTGCACGTGATGAAAAACTCAGGTTTGTGACATTCATATTAAACATCCCTTATATTCATTTCAAAATCAG
The sequence above is a segment of the uncultured Methanolobus sp. genome. Coding sequences within it:
- a CDS encoding sugar phosphate isomerase/epimerase family protein; the encoded protein is MNVTNLSFSSRAAVGDQFNWAYELEDMGYAGWEIVQEGSQTLSDENIHLVRDISETTNLTLTMHLPFSDMNLAGLNKAIHDEIMRQMKKCLDMGSDFVNLAVVHPGYLSPYGSQVQDQAWKTNVESIQQLCDHAADMGIVIAVENMPKMPKIYGMNPDEMLDILKDVNRKNVGITLDVGHANTNGFVDEFVEKCLGKIKHMHIHDNHGKRDEHLPLGQGTVDWKKFMESISGYKGMMVTEMMNLDEGRQCIEYLKSL